Part of the Candidatus Hydrogenedens sp. genome, CATAAAGGAACAGGAAATAATTCCTGAGATAAATAAACAGATTGTAATACCGATTGCTCTGTGTTGCATGATAATTTCCTTTGAATATTTTATATTTAGAATTATGTAAATAGAATACTTTTTTGGGATAATAATGTCAATTTGAAAAATTATCTTCTATCAATCCAATAAAATTAAGTTGTTTTTCCAACCGTCAATAAGAAGGAGAATGTAGTATGTCAAAGAAAGTAAAAATAGGAGTTATTGGTTGTGGAGCCATTGCGGAAAGAGTTCATGTCCCCGATTATCACGCATGTCCACAAGCAGAATTGGTAGCTTTTTGTGATGTTGAAAAGAAGAAAGCGGAAACACTGGCAAAACAATTTGCGCCTCAAGCCCGAGTATATACCGATTACAAGCAAATGTTTAAAGAGGGAGGTATAGATGCAGTTTCAATATGCACTCCGAATGTATATCATGGACCTGCAACGATTACGGCATTGAACTCAGGTTGCCATGTCCTTGTGGAAAAGCCTATGGCAACCAGTTTAGAAGAAGCACAAAAAATGATTGATACCGCAAAGAAAAAAGGGTTGCTATTAATGGTCAATCAAAGTCAGCGTCGTTTTCCGGAACATCGGAAAGCCAAAGAAGTAGTGGAAAGCGGTATTTTAGGAAAAATACTTCATGTAACAGCCATGTTCGGTCATGCAGGACCGGAAGAATGGAGCCCTACAGGAAAATGGTTTTTCAATAAGAAAGAAGCACGATTCGGTGCTATGGCAGATTTAGGTGTTCATAAGGCAGACCTGATTCGCTATTTAACAGGGAAGGAAGTTGCGGAAATATGCGCCTTTTATGGGCGATTAGAAAAGCCCAATGCTACGGTTGAAGATAACTTTGTTTCTGCCTTAAAGTTTACAGATGGCACATTAGGAACATTGTCGGCATCATGGACAGTAAAGGGCATGTCCGCCGATTATATTATTCTTCATTGCGAGCGTGGTTCCCTTCAGGTAGGAGTAAACCCCGAAAAGCCTGTAGTAGCAAATTTAGTAAAACCCCTTTGCGATATTGTTTTTCCTCTTCCCGAGCCCTATTCAAATGTAAGTTGGGGAATTGATATTGGCGGTGCTTTTGTTCGTGCTGTTTTAGGTTTAGAACCACCGTATTGCACAGGCGAAGAAGGGAAAAAGGCACTGGAAATTATCCTGTCCGCAGAGAAATCGGCTTTGACAGGGAAAACCGTTAAAATAAAACATTAATGAATAGATAGATATGACGAACAATGGCAACAAATTAAATACTGTCTGGGTAAAATTAAGTGGGCATTCATATCCCATTCATGTAGGAGTAGGAATATTCCCAAAATTAGCCGAAGAATTAGCCCGATTAAACTGGAAGGGAAAAGTCGGAATCATAACAGATTCCAATGTCGCTAATTATTACCTGCCTACTTGCGAAGAAATAATCAAAAAAGTATGTCCACAAGGTTATGTAGTTCACATTTTGCCAGCGGGAGAAGAGTATAAAACAATACAGCAGATTGAAAATATATGCACTACCATGTTGCAGGGAGGATTAGACCGTTCCAGTGGTATTATTGCTTTAGGAGGAGGAGTTGTAGGGGATATCGCAGGTTATTTTTCATCATCATATATGCGAGGCATTCCCTTTGTTCAGGTCCCTACGACCATTGTATCACAGGTAGATGCAAGTATTGGAGGTAAAACGGGAGTAAATCACCCCTTAGGCAAGAATATTTTAGGGGCTTTCTATCAACCCCATTCAGTCCTGATTGACCTGAACTTGTTAAAAACATTACCAGAGCGAATATATCGCGAAGGCTTTGCAGAGATTATCAAACATGGAATTATTGCAGACAAAGAATTATTTGACTATTGTCAGAATAACGCAGAACAACTCATTCAGAAAGATTTAGATTGCTTATTATATCCCGTGGTGCGTTCCTGTGAGATTAAAGCGGATATTGTGATGAAAGATGAAAAGGAACAAAATATCCGCGCCTACTTAAATTACGGACATACCTTTGGACATGCTTTTGAAGCCGTTACTCATTACAAAACATTCCTCCATGGTGAAGCCGTTGCTTTGGGTATGATTACAGCCTCAGAAGTGGGTGTCCTTTTAGGATATGTGCCTGAGGAAGTTCCACTACAACACCGTGAAGCTTTAAGGAAATATCATTTGCCGATAAAATGGGATGATTTGCCAATAGATGATGTTATGGAAACCATGAAACGAGATAAAAAAACAAAAGCAGGCAAATTGCGTTTCATCATACCCCGCAAGATTGGAGAAGTCTCTATTGAAAGTGATGTGCCAGAGGATTGTATCCGTCATGCTCTGAAAAAAACAAAAACGGGTTAGAATTTCTACAAGGAGAATTTTCGTATGTGGGATAAAGAAAGCGAATTCGATGCAGTTTATGATAAAGGATTAACAGAATTGATGCGAGGAGACCTTATTTCAGCCGAGAAAACTTTGATGCAATCCTTACAATTAAATCCTAATTCACATGTAGTCCATTATCAATTAGGTAGGTGCTATCTTCGTTTAGGAAAACTACTCAAAGCACAGGAAGAATTGGAAATTGCTATCCGTATACAGGCAGAGCATATCCCATCTCTGGCAGAATTAGGCTTTGTTTATCTGTGCCAAGACCGAATTGCAGAAGCAGGAAATATCTTCAAAAAAGCGGTAGATTTACGGTCTAATCATGGAAAATCCCTGATAGGTATGTCCGTATGTTCTTTTTCCAGTGGAAATTGGGCAGAAGCCTATGAATGGGCATTAAAAGCGGTACAATTAGGGGGAAGTCACTTTATGGCTTTATACTTACTTGCGAAAGCGGAAAAAGTATTAGGACATTTACAAGAATCCGAAGAACATTTTAAGAAATCCGAAGAACTATTAGAAAAGACAACAGAAGTAGCACCCGAACAACCCGAGAGTTATTTCATGCGGGGAGAAATTGCATTAATTGGGGAATTCTACAACAAGGCGTATGAGTTATTCTGTGAAGTAGAAAATCGTATGGACAAAAACCGCGAATATTATTTTTACCATGAAAAATTTAACTATATAACCATTTTAAATAAACAAGGCATCTGCCTGAAACAGTTAGGAAAAAAAGAAGAGGCTAAAAAAATCGGCACCAAAATCCTCCAATTAGACCCCGAAAACAAATTAGCCAAACTCCTCCTTACAGATTAAAATGAAAAATAAAAAGAGTTATGAATATTAGGTTATTTATTAAGGCAACCCATTAGTATTACTTATAACAAATAATGCTTTAACCCAAATAAACATAATTACCCCGAAGTCCCATTGCTCCTATCAGTCCCATTCGTCTCAGATACAAAAAAGGTTACATATATAAATTATACTTCTTCCCCATTCGCGTTTTTTTGTGTCATTCGTGGTTATAGAAAATATCGGGAGTGGGGACGCTTCGGCTACGAGAAGGACAAAAAATTGTAAATGTGTGGAGGCGAAATATTTTTCGCCAAAAGTTTCGGAACTGTAATTGGTATTTTGCCTGTCAATAATGATGAAGAAGCCATTGAATATATGAATGATAGCCCCTACGGATTAACAGCGTCTATCTGGACATCGGATTTCGAAAGAGCCAAAAGAATTGGAGAACGGGTCGAGACAGGAACATTTTATATGAATCGTTGCGATTATTTAGACCCGGCACTGCCATGGACTGGTGTTAAAGATATAGAACGAGGTGCTTCTCTCTCCCATTACGGCTATTATCCATTAACACAACTTAAAAGTGTGCACCTCCGAATAAAATGGTAACTGTTAACTACAATCCATAAAAAATATTTGCAGATTTACATTTTCATACATTGATTTTTTCAGTAATATATCCATCTGTATCAAACCGTGTCCTTCTATATTTGTACCTCTGTAAATAAGATTATGTAAAACAGAGAAAACCTTATAAGCACGACTGATATACATTTTCAGCCTCAATTTATTTGGGTCATTGGAAACGGAAAAAAACTTGTCCACACATCTGAAAATCCGCCAAAAATACATAATGCAGAAGAAAAAATTTTCCTTAGGGTTTTACGGAAATGGTAAGGGACATAAAATTACTAATTTATTTATAGATAAATCGTCCATCGATTATGTAGGCTTGTTTGGTTTTGTAGGAGATTTTGCAAGAAGTGAAGGGATAATACAAGATGTTAGGATAGAGGACATCTGGTTGGTAGGAAATAATTATGTTGGGGGGCTGGTTAGGTTTCTTGATTTGGCTGCTTCAGTAAGCAATTGTAATGTTCATGGTTATGTATCCGGCAATGTCGAGGTAGGGGGATTAGTAGGCCGTTTGGATAATGGAATAATCAATAATTCTCTTTCAATGGCTCCGTTTACGGATTTGAAATAATTGGGGGGTTAATTGGAAAAACTTATTATGGTAAAGTGGATAATTGCTGTGCAAATGCTTTTGTATCGGGTTCCCTTGATGATATTGGTGGGCTCATAGGAGTAAATAGCGGCAAAATAAACACAAGTTACGCCACAGGTGAGTTGTCTGGGACAGTAGATTTAGGTGGTTTAATTGATAAAAATGCTGGAGAACTTAAAAATAGCTATTCTATGGTCTCTATTTCCATGGGGGCAATGCATGTCGGCGGATTAATGGGTTACAACGAACAAACTGTGGAAAAGTGTTATTCTATAGGTTTCGTTTCAGGAGGTGGACCTTTTGTAGGAGGTTTAATCGGATGGAGTGCAGGAAGTATTACTAATAGCTATTGGGATATAGAAACCTCGGGTCGCACTATCTCAGATGGTGGAGAAGGCAAAACAACATCGGAGATGAAACAGCAAACAACTTTTATAGATTGGAATTTTTCAACAATTTGGGGTATAAACGAAAGTATGAGTTATCCCTATTTATTATGGCAAGGAGAACCACCCCTGAGCCGGAAGGAATGATAGAAGGTATGCATGAAGGGTATGCGGAAGGAGAAGGGGAAACCTTGCCTCCGCACAGTGCAGACCAGAACAAAGATTGGGAAATTAATCTAATCGAACTCTTAAGAGTGATTCAATTATATAACTCGGGTGGGTATCATTGTGATGCGCTTGGAGAAGATGGGTATGCTCCCGGTCCCGGTGAAGTAAATTGCTCCCCCCATAGTTCCGATTGTAATCCTCAGGATTGGAAAATTAATTTACCCGAACTACTCCGTATTATTCAAATTTATAACATAGTTGTTTATCATGCCTGCCAGAATCAAAGTGAAGATAACTATTGCCCAGGATAAAAATGTGGTTAATATTCATACTACACCCTTAACTGCTCTTTGTTAATTCTGTACAAATTAAGAGTAACTTAAATACATCACGCTAATTGAGTAAAATATTCTATCAGGTAAGATATTAAACCTGTGGTATAGTAAACTTGAATAAATTCAATAAGTTCCCTTTTACAAAAACATATAGGTATAATTTGGTAATTTTAAATATATGTAAAGTGAGAGGCAAAGTTGTATCTATTCGTGGAGTATAAATTATGAATGAGATAAGATATGAGCCAATTGGAATAGTTCATTCTCCATTCAAAGAGCCTAAAGGGACACCCATACAGTCTGTAGGTGCTGAGGGTATTGATGGAACGGTTGAGATATTTCAAAAATATGTTGAAGGCTTAAAAGACCTTGAAGGTTTTTCGCATATTATTTTGATATATCACTTCCATTTATCTAAAGGGTTTTCCTTAAAAGTAAAGGCTTATCTGGACATTGAGGAACACGGTGTTTTTGCCACGAGAGCCCCAAGTAGACCGAACTCAATCGGTATGTCCATAGTGCATCTTATTAAGATTGAAGAAAATATACTCCATGTCCAAGACATTGATATTGTAGATGGAACTCCTCTTCTGGATATAAAACCGTATGTGCCAGAATTTGACCTACGGAGAGTGGAGAAGATTGGGTGGCTTGAAAAAAATGTGCATAAACTTCCAACGACAAGAGATGATGGGAGATTTATAAAATAATTTGTAAGGCTCCCAACGACGCCTCCCATATACTTTGTTTTTTTAACTCTTCGTAATATATCTCCCTTTGAACCCAACATTGTAATTAAAAGACTATAATTTAAGGTATATTTCATATCTATTTTGTCAAGCAGAACTGATTATTAACAGAAACAAATATTGAAATCTATAATCCATGTTTTTATCTTATTATTGAATGGGAAGAGATAGGATTTCTTTGTGTATTATTGTTATTTTAAGTGGTTATCAAGCCAATTAAAGGCTTCTTCTTGCATATCATTATTGAATTCGTGGGGGATATCCCAGATTTTGGTATACAGGTTATCTTGCTTCCCCTGGGATTGCCATACCTTTTTCATAATTTCGTAGGAATCTTCTACTCCTTCTATGGGAAATAGTGTATCTTTGCTTCCGTTGAAAAACAACATAGGCTTGGGACATGCTAAACTGGCAATATCCGGGATATCCAGATATAAATACAAGTTGGGAGCTAACATGGAATAAGCAGATTGTCCTTGTGTTTGATTATTGTCAGGAACCATTAATGAAGGTGTTGTAGCCATCCAGCAGATAGCACAACCTACCTTTATATCGTCTGACAAAGCACTTAACATCCATGTGCGATGTGCTCCCATCGAAAGGCCTATGGCACCTATGCGGTTTCCATCCACTTCAGGCAAACTTTTTAAAAATGCTACAGAACGAATGTCGTCCCAGGTGATAATTCCTAACCAGGATGTGCCTACGTGAAAAATATTCGAACCTAATCTCTGCTGATTTTCGTAATTGCTCCCTCCGCACTCTTGACGTGCTCCCCAAAACAAGGCATCTATTGCTAAAACGACATATCCGCGTTTTGCAAGTTCATCTCCAATAAACCTGCCTCCATAGTATTTCTTTACCCAATCTGTTGCGTCATCTACCACTTCTTTACTTTCTGCAATAGGTTGAACTACTTTTTCTTTCCCTATACTGAAATGGGCTCCATGGTCATGCAAACATACAACAGCAGGGAAAGGAGGTGTCCCTTTGGGTATAAGTAGGTATGCAGGAATTCGTTCCCATTCGGAAATGTTTAAAGCTAGTTTTCGTGCGATATAAGATTCCCTGTCT contains:
- a CDS encoding Gfo/Idh/MocA family oxidoreductase: MSKKVKIGVIGCGAIAERVHVPDYHACPQAELVAFCDVEKKKAETLAKQFAPQARVYTDYKQMFKEGGIDAVSICTPNVYHGPATITALNSGCHVLVEKPMATSLEEAQKMIDTAKKKGLLLMVNQSQRRFPEHRKAKEVVESGILGKILHVTAMFGHAGPEEWSPTGKWFFNKKEARFGAMADLGVHKADLIRYLTGKEVAEICAFYGRLEKPNATVEDNFVSALKFTDGTLGTLSASWTVKGMSADYIILHCERGSLQVGVNPEKPVVANLVKPLCDIVFPLPEPYSNVSWGIDIGGAFVRAVLGLEPPYCTGEEGKKALEIILSAEKSALTGKTVKIKH
- the aroB gene encoding 3-dehydroquinate synthase, which produces MTNNGNKLNTVWVKLSGHSYPIHVGVGIFPKLAEELARLNWKGKVGIITDSNVANYYLPTCEEIIKKVCPQGYVVHILPAGEEYKTIQQIENICTTMLQGGLDRSSGIIALGGGVVGDIAGYFSSSYMRGIPFVQVPTTIVSQVDASIGGKTGVNHPLGKNILGAFYQPHSVLIDLNLLKTLPERIYREGFAEIIKHGIIADKELFDYCQNNAEQLIQKDLDCLLYPVVRSCEIKADIVMKDEKEQNIRAYLNYGHTFGHAFEAVTHYKTFLHGEAVALGMITASEVGVLLGYVPEEVPLQHREALRKYHLPIKWDDLPIDDVMETMKRDKKTKAGKLRFIIPRKIGEVSIESDVPEDCIRHALKKTKTG
- a CDS encoding CDC27 family protein, with product MWDKESEFDAVYDKGLTELMRGDLISAEKTLMQSLQLNPNSHVVHYQLGRCYLRLGKLLKAQEELEIAIRIQAEHIPSLAELGFVYLCQDRIAEAGNIFKKAVDLRSNHGKSLIGMSVCSFSSGNWAEAYEWALKAVQLGGSHFMALYLLAKAEKVLGHLQESEEHFKKSEELLEKTTEVAPEQPESYFMRGEIALIGEFYNKAYELFCEVENRMDKNREYYFYHEKFNYITILNKQGICLKQLGKKEEAKKIGTKILQLDPENKLAKLLLTD
- the tsaA gene encoding tRNA (N6-threonylcarbamoyladenosine(37)-N6)-methyltransferase TrmO, whose amino-acid sequence is MNEIRYEPIGIVHSPFKEPKGTPIQSVGAEGIDGTVEIFQKYVEGLKDLEGFSHIILIYHFHLSKGFSLKVKAYLDIEEHGVFATRAPSRPNSIGMSIVHLIKIEENILHVQDIDIVDGTPLLDIKPYVPEFDLRRVEKIGWLEKNVHKLPTTRDDGRFIK